In a genomic window of Bacillota bacterium:
- a CDS encoding GntR family transcriptional regulator has translation MLHVDVKSSKPIYKQIKDQIKEGIIKGIFRPGDKLPSVRELSTMLTINPNTVSKAYQELEREKAIETARGRGTFIAEDYRPQPDEERLQEVNDLLRKVVVEAHYLGLSKEQLEQMVDDLYAELGGEEQ, from the coding sequence GTGCTTCATGTGGACGTTAAGAGCAGTAAACCTATTTATAAGCAAATAAAAGATCAGATCAAGGAAGGTATCATCAAGGGCATTTTTCGGCCGGGTGACAAGCTTCCTTCGGTACGCGAGTTATCCACCATGCTCACCATTAATCCCAATACGGTGAGTAAGGCCTATCAGGAGCTGGAGCGGGAAAAGGCCATCGAAACTGCACGCGGCCGGGGCACTTTTATTGCTGAGGACTATCGGCCCCAACCGGACGAAGAGCGGCTGCAAGAAGTCAACGACTTGCTTCGTAAGGTGGTTGTGGAGGCCCATTACTTGGGCCTGTCTAAAGAGCAACTGGAGCAGATGGTGGATGATCTTTATGCCGAATTGGGGGGAGAAGAACAATGA